A genome region from Bombus pyrosoma isolate SC7728 linkage group LG14, ASM1482585v1, whole genome shotgun sequence includes the following:
- the LOC122574927 gene encoding arginine-glutamic acid dipeptide repeats protein-like isoform X3: MSAGTQGEIRVGPSHQELVSCQARLPEYRPGIPPGELLPDPEFSKEREELRWIPAMALDGDLLMYLRAARSMAAFAGMCDGGSPDDGCVAASRDDTTINALDILHDSGYDPGRALQALVKCPVPKGIDKKWSEEETKRFVKGLRQFGKNFSRIRKDLLPHKDTPELVEFYYLWKKTPGANNNRPHRRRRQGSLRRIRNTRNSRAGTPKEEVPTPPKDTPPANVNQKEPVSEPETVPVGTPASNNPGGEISSVTEDDNSEEDSDSRDTNTNGATHSCQHCFSTNSKDYQVAGKDRLLLCTECRTHLKKTGELPPAPPYLFRPVPAESPDSPGRMRTRNKAKETPRPARPRRTGGTDTPDQEKQQQQQQTPDKNKKKSSKPETPKKGQKRPQTDEVDEDKESQKRKRPGERPESPSESLTTDSNSLMDEPEREGEGDTNENQPTPVTVPTEEPVSPAVTTPEEPSEPTPVSTPIPTPIQTLPISVPVIHTLEKKPLLEESVETKDQIEDVPLAMNQPLKLEPMPIEPVMSPSNEDMKEPEQQLNLTTSQSLNINDMSQNMPRNLSQSMQNSGICASTGSQGMQNSQIMSPTHQGLPLNMQYTPNVPPVQNVPQNLSQSMQMPPNIPQNMSNAQNMGPTQNLRAHGENLSSTQNMPQSIPGPPLNLNISQSIPTNMTQMPQMPSSPQPLGLTVMSSENRMSERISDDRLPPERIRDSRIPDRIPERIPERPENNEPERNESNNLFQPIQSSGMLSMEKPSPMYNLAGTPPMEPQNLKIKQEIIPPEPDPLQSLKEVKVPGFQSGFPGPSLENIKKDPDSSSKPPTPSKHSIPSSQPVPQIQSVAASPTPTLPPPPTSIPQPVMHPAQQPSPHMAHPFHPHHPLMHHSLFTAMHPYHPHAYPGYAPVGAYPSFPPYPYGVPHAIPPPSPQRSQESTTMMTAHHSSTSSSVTTREEGENLIATHHHSSTMHQATALHHDKLLTISSHSSHSHSSSHSSHNTQRKPSLVPTTCLTSSSSAHHHHRPPQSQPPVAPEPKIEPDLVEQEQEEPPSPRGPSPEPRIEDSECHRSQSAIFLRHWNRGENNSCTRTDLMFKPVPDSKLARKREERSRKQAEREREERDRAAAQQARKMTTPEKQPETCKPPSRGPLEPVVSPYDRYAARPGSYADTPALRQLSEYARPHAAFSPARHPAPPDPMLHYMYSPAARERLELEHLEREKREREIRELRERELNDRLKEELLKGTPRPMPAPVDPHWLEIHRRYAAAGLAPGPSGPPQALHQFSLYGAPPGPSQLERERLERLGIPTAAGGGPAGAGAGHPVAAHHHGQLDERLALAADPMVRLQMAGISPEYHAHTHAHTHAHTHLHLHPGQQQAQQQAQQQQEAAAAAAGFPLPAAAGANYPRPGLMPRDPALALHPAELLGRPYADMAAHHEQLQRHLMMERDRFPPHASLVAHHEEYLSQTWCKWLVRP; this comes from the exons ATGTCTGCCGGCACCCAGGGCGAGATTCGGGTTGGCCCTTCGCACCAG GAATTGGTTTCTTGTCAGGCCCGTTTGCCTGAGTATCGGCCGGGTATACCTCCTGGAGAGCTGCTTCCTGATCCAGAGTTTTCTAAAGAACGAGAGGAGCTAAGATGGATTCCAGCTATGGCATTGGACGGGGATCTTCTGATGTACTTAAGGGCAGCTCGATCTATGGCTGCGTTTGCTGGTATGTGTGATGGAGGATCCCCGGATGACGGTTGTGTGGCTGCTTCCCGTGACGACACGACTATCAATGCTCTGGATATCTTGCACGACTCTGGCTATGATCCAGGAAGAGCATTGCAAGCTTTGGTTAAATGTCCTGTACCTAAAGGCATCGATAAAAAGTGGTCTGAGGAGGAAACT AAACGCTTCGTCAAAGGACTTCGgcaatttggaaaaaatttctCAAGAATCAGAAAGGATCTCTTACCTCATAAAGACAcg CCGGAATTGGTTGAATTCTACTATTTATGGAAGAAAACGCCAGGAGCGAATAATAACCGACCTCATCGAAGAAGACGACAGGGTTCGCTTAGGAGAATTCGTAACACGCGAAACTCGCGCGCTGGCACTCCCAAAGAAGAGGTGCCAACTCCACCCAAAGATACTCCACCAGCTAACGTCAATCAGAAGGAGCCTGTCTCGGAACCGGAAACTGTACCTGTTGGGACACCTGCGAGCAATAATCCTGGTGGGGAAATTAGTTCCGTAACAGAAGACGATAACTCGGAAGAGGATAGTGATTCCAGAGACACAAACACTAACGGAGCAACGCATTCGTGTCAACATTGTTTTTCAACTAATTCGAAGGATTATCAGGTAGCTGGCAAGGACAGGTTATTGCTTTGTACGGAATGCAGGACACATTTGAAGAAGACCGGAGAACTACCGCCTGCGCCACCATATCTGTTCCGCCCTGTGCCTGCGGAATCACCAGATAGCCCAGGGAGAATGCGTACAAGAAACAAGGCCAAGGAAACGCCTAGACCTGCAAGACCACGACGTACAGGAGGAACGGATACTCCTGATCAGGAaaagcagcagcaacagcaacagacGCCAGacaagaataagaaaaaatctaGTAAGCCAGAGACGCCGAAGAAAGGTCAAAAACGACCTCAGACGGATGAAGTGGACGAGGACAAGGAGTCTCAGAAGCGAAAACGTCCTGGTGAACGTCCTGAGAGTCCCTCGGAGTCTCTCACGACCGATAGCAACTCTCTCATGGATGAACCTGAAAGGGAAGGAGAAGGTGATACGAACGAAAATCAACCTACTCCTGTTACAGTGCCAACTGAAGAGCCTGTTAGTCCAGCAGTAACCACACCGGAAGAGCCTTCTGAACCAACTCCAGTTTCTACCCCCATACCAACACCTATACAGACTTTACCAATTTCTGTTCCTGTTATCCACACTTTGGAAAAGAAACCGTTATTGGAAGAATCAGTAGAAACGAAGGATCAAATAGAAGATGTTCCTTTAGCTATGAATCAGCCATTAAAGTTGGAACCTATGCCAATAGAACCAGTCATGTCACCATCTAACGAAGATATGAAGGAGCCCGAACAGCAGCTGAATTTGACCACGTCGCAgtcgttaaatataaatgatatgaGTCAAAATATGCCACGTAATTTATCACAGTCAATGCAGAACAGTGGTATTTGTGCTTCGACTGGTTCGCAAGGCATGCAGAACTCGCAGATCATGTCTCCAACGCACCAAGGATTGCCACTTAATATGCAGTACACACCCAATGTTCCTCCTGTTCAGAATGTGCCGCAAAACTTATCACAGAGTATGCAGATGCCGCCGAACATACCGCAGAATATGTCAAATGCGCAAAACATGGGACCAACACAAAACCTTCGAGCACACGGTGAGAACCTGTCAAGTACGCAAAATATGCCTCAAAGCATACCGGGACCACCATTGAACCTCAATATCTCGCAAAGCATACCAACGAATATGACGCAGATGCCTCAGATGCCGAGTTCGCCACAACCACTTGGCTTAACCGTCATGTCTTCTGAAAACAGAATGTCCGAACGAATTTCCGACGACAGATTACCTCCGGAACGGATTAGAGATAGTAGGATACCTGATAGAATACCAGAGAGGATACCAGAAAGACCAGAAAATAACGAGCCTGAGAGGAATGAATCGAATAATCTGTTCCAACCCATTCAGTCAAGTGGAATGTTATCCATGGAGAAACCGTCACCGATGTACAATTTAGCTGGAACGCCACCGATGGAGCCTCAAAATTTGAAGATCAAGCAAGAGATTATTCCTCCTGAGCCAGATCCGCTTCAAAGTTTAAAGGAAGTCAAAGTTCCTGGTTTTCAGTCTGGTTTTCCTGGTCCGAGTTtggagaatattaaaaaagatccAGATAGTTCCAGCAAACCACCAACACCTAGCAAGCACTCCATACCAAGCAGTCAACCTGTTCCTCAAATACAATCTGTAGCAGCTTCCCCAACGCCGACTCTTCCACCACCACCTACGTCTATTCCACAGCCTGTGATGCATCCAGCCCAGCAACCAAGTCCTCATATGGCTCATCCATTCCACCCACACCATCCCTTGATGCATCACTCATTATTTACCGCCATGCATCCGTATCATCCTCATGCTTACCCAGGTTATGCTCCAGTTGGTGCTTATCCCTCGTTTCCACCATATCCTTACGGTGTTCCCCACGCAATCCCTCCTCCATCCCCACAAAGGAGTCAAGAAAGTACAACTATGATGACGGCACATCATTCAAGCACAAGTTCCAGTGTGACAACgagagaagaaggagagaatCTCATCGCGACGCATCATCACTCTTCTACAATGCATCAAGCCACGGCTCTGCATCATGACAAACTGTTGACGATCTCCTCTCACAGTTCTCATAGTCACTCTTCGTCGCACAGTTCACATAATACTCAACGTAAGCCATCGCTAGTTCCAACCACATGTCTGACATCCAGTAGCTCAGCGCATCATCACCATAGACCGCCGCAATCTCAGCCTCCAGTCGCTCCTGAACCTAAAATAGAACCTGACCTCGTAGAACAAGAACAAGAAGAACCACCAAGCCCACGAGGCCCATCTCCAGAACCTCGAATTGAAGATTCTGAATGTCACAGATCACAATCTGCCATATTTCTACGACATTGGAACCGAGGCGAGAACAACTCTTGCACCAGAACAGATCTGATGTTCAAGCCTGTCCCAGATTCGAAGTTagcaagaaagagagaggaaaggtCGAGGAAGCAGgcagagagggaaagagaagaacgtgATAGAGCTGCGGCGCAACAAGCTAGGAAAATGACCACGCCTGAGAAGCAGCCAGAAACATGTAAGCCGCCTAGTCGTGGGCCTCTTGAGCCTGTCGTGTCTCCGTATGACAGATATGCCGCAAGACCGGGATCCTACGCTGATACTCCTGCTTTGAGACAGTTGTCCGAGTACGCTCGGCCACACGCTGCATTTTCACCTGCTAGACATCCTGCGCCACCAGATCCGATGTTACATTACATGTATAGTCCTGCTGCTCGAGAACGCTTAGAACTAGAACATTTAGAACGTgaaaagagagaacgagagataAGAGAATTACGCGAACGAGaattaaacgatcgattaaaagAGGAACTTCTGAAGGGAACGCCTAGACCTATGCCAGCGCCAGTGGATCCACATTGGTTGGAAATTCATCGACGTTACGCGGCCGCTGGACTCGCTCCTGGACCGTCAGGGCCTCCTCAGGCTCTCCATCAATTCAGTCTTTATGGAGCACCGCCTGGACCCAGCCAGTTGGAAAGAGAACGTTTAGAAAGACTAG GGATACCGACTGCAGCCGGCGGGGGGCCAGCGGGTGCAGGGGCTGGCCATCCCGTAGCGGCTCATCACCACGGCCAGCTGGACGAGCGACTGGCTCTAGCTGCTGACCCGATGGTCCGGTTGCAGATGGCTGGCATTTCGCCCGAGTATCATGCTCACACTCACGCGCATACGCATGCGCATACGCACTTACACTTACATCCGGGACAGCAGCAGGCCCAGCAACAGGCTCAGCAACAGCAGGAAGCGGCTGCGGCTGCAGCTGGATTCCCCCTGCCTG CGGCAGCTGGTGCAAATTATCCTCGACCAGGCTTAATGCCCCGTGACCCAGCACTGGCTCTTCATCCCGCAGAACTTCTTGGAAGACCGTACGCAGATATGGCGGCGCATCACGAGCAATTACAACGTCATCTAATGATGGAACGCGATCGATTCCCTCCTCATGCATCGCTTGTTGCACACCACGAGGAATATCTAAG CCAAACATGGTGCAAGTGGCTCGTTCGCCCCTAA
- the LOC122574927 gene encoding arginine-glutamic acid dipeptide repeats protein-like isoform X4 translates to MSAGTQGEIRVGPSHQELVSCQARLPEYRPGIPPGELLPDPEFSKEREELRWIPAMALDGDLLMYLRAARSMAAFAGMCDGGSPDDGCVAASRDDTTINALDILHDSGYDPGRALQALVKCPVPKGIDKKWSEEETKRFVKGLRQFGKNFSRIRKDLLPHKDTPELVEFYYLWKKTPGANNNRPHRRRRQGSLRRIRNTRNSRAGTPKEEVPTPPKDTPPANVNQKEPVSEPETVPVGTPASNNPGGEISSVTEDDNSEEDSDSRDTNTNGATHSCQHCFSTNSKDYQVAGKDRLLLCTECRTHLKKTGELPPAPPYLFRPVPAESPDSPGRMRTRNKAKETPRPARPRRTGGTDTPDQEKQQQQQQTPDKNKKKSSKPETPKKGQKRPQTDEVDEDKESQKRKRPGERPESPSESLTTDSNSLMDEPEREGEGDTNENQPTPVTVPTEEPVSPAVTTPEEPSEPTPVSTPIPTPIQTLPISVPVIHTLEKKPLLEESVETKDQIEDVPLAMNQPLKLEPMPIEPVMSPSNEDMKEPEQQLNLTTSQSLNINDMSQNMPRNLSQSMQNSGICASTGSQGMQNSQIMSPTHQGLPLNMQYTPNVPPVQNVPQNLSQSMQMPPNIPQNMSNAQNMGPTQNLRAHGENLSSTQNMPQSIPGPPLNLNISQSIPTNMTQMPQMPSSPQPLGLTVMSSENRMSERISDDRLPPERIRDSRIPDRIPERIPERPENNEPERNESNNLFQPIQSSGMLSMEKPSPMYNLAGTPPMEPQNLKIKQEIIPPEPDPLQSLKEVKVPGFQSGFPGPSLENIKKDPDSSSKPPTPSKHSIPSSQPVPQIQSVAASPTPTLPPPPTSIPQPVMHPAQQPSPHMAHPFHPHHPLMHHSLFTAMHPYHPHAYPGYAPVGAYPSFPPYPYGVPHAIPPPSPQRSQESTTMMTAHHSSTSSSVTTREEGENLIATHHHSSTMHQATALHHDKLLTISSHSSHSHSSSHSSHNTQRKPSLVPTTCLTSSSSAHHHHRPPQSQPPVAPEPKIEPDLVEQEQEEPPSPRGPSPEPRIEDSECHRSQSAIFLRHWNRGENNSCTRTDLMFKPVPDSKLARKREERSRKQAEREREERDRAAAQQARKMTTPEKQPETCKPPSRGPLEPVVSPYDRYAARPGSYADTPALRQLSEYARPHAAFSPARHPAPPDPMLHYMYSPAARERLELEHLEREKREREIRELRERELNDRLKEELLKGTPRPMPAPVDPHWLEIHRRYAAAGLAPGPSGPPQALHQFSLYGAPPGPSQLERERLERLGIPTAAGGGPAGAGAGHPVAAHHHGQLDERLALAADPMVRLQMAGISPEYHAHTHAHTHAHTHLHLHPGQQQAQQQAQQQQEAAAAAAGFPLPAAAGANYPRPGLMPRDPALALHPAELLGRPYADMAAHHEQLQRHLMMERDRFPPHASLVAHHEEYLRRKQVSR, encoded by the exons ATGTCTGCCGGCACCCAGGGCGAGATTCGGGTTGGCCCTTCGCACCAG GAATTGGTTTCTTGTCAGGCCCGTTTGCCTGAGTATCGGCCGGGTATACCTCCTGGAGAGCTGCTTCCTGATCCAGAGTTTTCTAAAGAACGAGAGGAGCTAAGATGGATTCCAGCTATGGCATTGGACGGGGATCTTCTGATGTACTTAAGGGCAGCTCGATCTATGGCTGCGTTTGCTGGTATGTGTGATGGAGGATCCCCGGATGACGGTTGTGTGGCTGCTTCCCGTGACGACACGACTATCAATGCTCTGGATATCTTGCACGACTCTGGCTATGATCCAGGAAGAGCATTGCAAGCTTTGGTTAAATGTCCTGTACCTAAAGGCATCGATAAAAAGTGGTCTGAGGAGGAAACT AAACGCTTCGTCAAAGGACTTCGgcaatttggaaaaaatttctCAAGAATCAGAAAGGATCTCTTACCTCATAAAGACAcg CCGGAATTGGTTGAATTCTACTATTTATGGAAGAAAACGCCAGGAGCGAATAATAACCGACCTCATCGAAGAAGACGACAGGGTTCGCTTAGGAGAATTCGTAACACGCGAAACTCGCGCGCTGGCACTCCCAAAGAAGAGGTGCCAACTCCACCCAAAGATACTCCACCAGCTAACGTCAATCAGAAGGAGCCTGTCTCGGAACCGGAAACTGTACCTGTTGGGACACCTGCGAGCAATAATCCTGGTGGGGAAATTAGTTCCGTAACAGAAGACGATAACTCGGAAGAGGATAGTGATTCCAGAGACACAAACACTAACGGAGCAACGCATTCGTGTCAACATTGTTTTTCAACTAATTCGAAGGATTATCAGGTAGCTGGCAAGGACAGGTTATTGCTTTGTACGGAATGCAGGACACATTTGAAGAAGACCGGAGAACTACCGCCTGCGCCACCATATCTGTTCCGCCCTGTGCCTGCGGAATCACCAGATAGCCCAGGGAGAATGCGTACAAGAAACAAGGCCAAGGAAACGCCTAGACCTGCAAGACCACGACGTACAGGAGGAACGGATACTCCTGATCAGGAaaagcagcagcaacagcaacagacGCCAGacaagaataagaaaaaatctaGTAAGCCAGAGACGCCGAAGAAAGGTCAAAAACGACCTCAGACGGATGAAGTGGACGAGGACAAGGAGTCTCAGAAGCGAAAACGTCCTGGTGAACGTCCTGAGAGTCCCTCGGAGTCTCTCACGACCGATAGCAACTCTCTCATGGATGAACCTGAAAGGGAAGGAGAAGGTGATACGAACGAAAATCAACCTACTCCTGTTACAGTGCCAACTGAAGAGCCTGTTAGTCCAGCAGTAACCACACCGGAAGAGCCTTCTGAACCAACTCCAGTTTCTACCCCCATACCAACACCTATACAGACTTTACCAATTTCTGTTCCTGTTATCCACACTTTGGAAAAGAAACCGTTATTGGAAGAATCAGTAGAAACGAAGGATCAAATAGAAGATGTTCCTTTAGCTATGAATCAGCCATTAAAGTTGGAACCTATGCCAATAGAACCAGTCATGTCACCATCTAACGAAGATATGAAGGAGCCCGAACAGCAGCTGAATTTGACCACGTCGCAgtcgttaaatataaatgatatgaGTCAAAATATGCCACGTAATTTATCACAGTCAATGCAGAACAGTGGTATTTGTGCTTCGACTGGTTCGCAAGGCATGCAGAACTCGCAGATCATGTCTCCAACGCACCAAGGATTGCCACTTAATATGCAGTACACACCCAATGTTCCTCCTGTTCAGAATGTGCCGCAAAACTTATCACAGAGTATGCAGATGCCGCCGAACATACCGCAGAATATGTCAAATGCGCAAAACATGGGACCAACACAAAACCTTCGAGCACACGGTGAGAACCTGTCAAGTACGCAAAATATGCCTCAAAGCATACCGGGACCACCATTGAACCTCAATATCTCGCAAAGCATACCAACGAATATGACGCAGATGCCTCAGATGCCGAGTTCGCCACAACCACTTGGCTTAACCGTCATGTCTTCTGAAAACAGAATGTCCGAACGAATTTCCGACGACAGATTACCTCCGGAACGGATTAGAGATAGTAGGATACCTGATAGAATACCAGAGAGGATACCAGAAAGACCAGAAAATAACGAGCCTGAGAGGAATGAATCGAATAATCTGTTCCAACCCATTCAGTCAAGTGGAATGTTATCCATGGAGAAACCGTCACCGATGTACAATTTAGCTGGAACGCCACCGATGGAGCCTCAAAATTTGAAGATCAAGCAAGAGATTATTCCTCCTGAGCCAGATCCGCTTCAAAGTTTAAAGGAAGTCAAAGTTCCTGGTTTTCAGTCTGGTTTTCCTGGTCCGAGTTtggagaatattaaaaaagatccAGATAGTTCCAGCAAACCACCAACACCTAGCAAGCACTCCATACCAAGCAGTCAACCTGTTCCTCAAATACAATCTGTAGCAGCTTCCCCAACGCCGACTCTTCCACCACCACCTACGTCTATTCCACAGCCTGTGATGCATCCAGCCCAGCAACCAAGTCCTCATATGGCTCATCCATTCCACCCACACCATCCCTTGATGCATCACTCATTATTTACCGCCATGCATCCGTATCATCCTCATGCTTACCCAGGTTATGCTCCAGTTGGTGCTTATCCCTCGTTTCCACCATATCCTTACGGTGTTCCCCACGCAATCCCTCCTCCATCCCCACAAAGGAGTCAAGAAAGTACAACTATGATGACGGCACATCATTCAAGCACAAGTTCCAGTGTGACAACgagagaagaaggagagaatCTCATCGCGACGCATCATCACTCTTCTACAATGCATCAAGCCACGGCTCTGCATCATGACAAACTGTTGACGATCTCCTCTCACAGTTCTCATAGTCACTCTTCGTCGCACAGTTCACATAATACTCAACGTAAGCCATCGCTAGTTCCAACCACATGTCTGACATCCAGTAGCTCAGCGCATCATCACCATAGACCGCCGCAATCTCAGCCTCCAGTCGCTCCTGAACCTAAAATAGAACCTGACCTCGTAGAACAAGAACAAGAAGAACCACCAAGCCCACGAGGCCCATCTCCAGAACCTCGAATTGAAGATTCTGAATGTCACAGATCACAATCTGCCATATTTCTACGACATTGGAACCGAGGCGAGAACAACTCTTGCACCAGAACAGATCTGATGTTCAAGCCTGTCCCAGATTCGAAGTTagcaagaaagagagaggaaaggtCGAGGAAGCAGgcagagagggaaagagaagaacgtgATAGAGCTGCGGCGCAACAAGCTAGGAAAATGACCACGCCTGAGAAGCAGCCAGAAACATGTAAGCCGCCTAGTCGTGGGCCTCTTGAGCCTGTCGTGTCTCCGTATGACAGATATGCCGCAAGACCGGGATCCTACGCTGATACTCCTGCTTTGAGACAGTTGTCCGAGTACGCTCGGCCACACGCTGCATTTTCACCTGCTAGACATCCTGCGCCACCAGATCCGATGTTACATTACATGTATAGTCCTGCTGCTCGAGAACGCTTAGAACTAGAACATTTAGAACGTgaaaagagagaacgagagataAGAGAATTACGCGAACGAGaattaaacgatcgattaaaagAGGAACTTCTGAAGGGAACGCCTAGACCTATGCCAGCGCCAGTGGATCCACATTGGTTGGAAATTCATCGACGTTACGCGGCCGCTGGACTCGCTCCTGGACCGTCAGGGCCTCCTCAGGCTCTCCATCAATTCAGTCTTTATGGAGCACCGCCTGGACCCAGCCAGTTGGAAAGAGAACGTTTAGAAAGACTAG GGATACCGACTGCAGCCGGCGGGGGGCCAGCGGGTGCAGGGGCTGGCCATCCCGTAGCGGCTCATCACCACGGCCAGCTGGACGAGCGACTGGCTCTAGCTGCTGACCCGATGGTCCGGTTGCAGATGGCTGGCATTTCGCCCGAGTATCATGCTCACACTCACGCGCATACGCATGCGCATACGCACTTACACTTACATCCGGGACAGCAGCAGGCCCAGCAACAGGCTCAGCAACAGCAGGAAGCGGCTGCGGCTGCAGCTGGATTCCCCCTGCCTG CGGCAGCTGGTGCAAATTATCCTCGACCAGGCTTAATGCCCCGTGACCCAGCACTGGCTCTTCATCCCGCAGAACTTCTTGGAAGACCGTACGCAGATATGGCGGCGCATCACGAGCAATTACAACGTCATCTAATGATGGAACGCGATCGATTCCCTCCTCATGCATCGCTTGTTGCACACCACGAGGAATATCTAAG AAGGAAACAAGTGTCACGTTGA